From Lolium perenne isolate Kyuss_39 chromosome 5, Kyuss_2.0, whole genome shotgun sequence, a single genomic window includes:
- the LOC139831840 gene encoding uncharacterized protein produces MSIIRTRSQERMEREAEEAAILEAAQAQAAAEEEIGSRLPREVLNINKKLERQEESVDLIQGNLAKLTDMVTQLTLGMNQPGSAAARSQMRQDLGGLHTPPQLGNVHLSPIMEGQTPSEQASSSHHNHHPPYSNPPPLSQPHPSQLPQPCFVPMTQGNSLRVATPQYTSQKPVPFPSNTMPEPNQHQDQAQIYYNTNPYTHPNQYHHQPHLYQPHSPTAQYNNPHSSYQFSQPSYFPQNQTFVPNFPPIYPPPQYSYAPPQPTVLPQQAVQCCQQPETQAGSSGNEQQRPNTAGNARRSITYPTETRQQNIQQHQVEPHIRPPSIELPIFSGENAAIWIQECESVFTLAGITTENKVKWANAHVRGKAKTWLNSARPEIHQLSWNKFCEMICERFPCPGAEESMELCQQLKQTSSVDHYIDQFEDWMTLMKQDHPYLPESFFLLRFISGLKDTIKHDTQCHQPATLRSAYWFARKQELSYLCNNKKTATSAKPVTTFPANRNSGARDNRAKPIQDKTREKGKCWYCPENCHYGHKCNEIKNLLHAIQLQGHSDEEVEELEDVHVPQQEQLPQQMPQENPPQKDKLMSISIAALEGQNGDETISLPVIIGGRQAVALVDSGSSNTFIDHDFAVKLNLPMRNTEARKVVVAGGGTLTSAAVVSNCPFSIQKIQFNSDFRVLPLKGYDLVLGVSWLKNYNPTTFDWVARTLSLTKNEEIYTFVDHTQGQNTKCISAKRCSKLLNKGNAGYLIQLYLVNDKTKQPTQLLQSSVPLPPSIQKILHQFEDVFQIPKGLPPKRDCDHRIVLKEGSNPPNIRPYRIPHRQKNVVEDLVQELLHNKEIRHSSSPYSSPALAVAKKDKTFRLCTDFRQLNDLTIKNKYPIPVIEDLLDELTGATIFSKLDLSFPKEIHMVFFDDILVYSKNMEEHGRHLQIALQILRTHQLKAKYSKCTFAAEQVEYLGHIISAKGVATDPSKIKDIIQWKTPTTVTQLRGFLGLTGYYRRFVKGYASICRPLHEVLKKNAFHWGQEQEEAFQQLKVIMTTPPVLALPDFTLPFVLETDASGVGLGAVLMQKGQPLAFFSKTLGIKSQAQSIYEKEAAAILEALKKWRHYLVGNKLVIRTDQQSLKFLTSQRLLEGVQHKLMLKLLEYDYSIEYKKGSDNTVADALSRKVDHHSSEECLAITTVIPKWMEEVITSYATDEACTKKLQELAIDPMSHPNYSLASGLLRYKNRIVVGQNSALCTTLFDAFHNSPMGGHSGQKVTLHRLKQSFYWPHMKQFVSTKVAHCPICQISKTEHVSYPGLLQPLNIPEEKWTEISMDFVEGLPKAKGKDVILQVSQVFMDNIHKLHGMPRVIVSDRDTIFTSKLWKEVFSALKVQLHYSTAYHPESDGQTERVNQCLEHYLRSMTFREPKKWIAWLPAAEWWYNTSYHSAIKKSPFEALYGYKPPQLGEIAIPCNVSQEAEVTLQDQELAVKALQANLQQAQHRMKKFADAKRTERKFDVGDLVYLKMQPYREAALGLRNSLKLTSKFYGPFRVIQKVGTVAYKLQLPEDTKLHDVFHVNQLKKHLGPNAVPNPRLPVLTPEGKIKTAPSRVLQRRQIPRSAGDYDIAVDQWLIHWENLEEAEATWEDVKFIQAVFPSFKP; encoded by the exons ATGTCTATCATCCGCACGCGCTCACAGGAGCGGATGGAGCGGGAGGCAGAAGAAGCAGCGATCTTGGAAGCGGCACAGGCGCAAGCGGCGGCCGAGGAGGAGATTGGATCTCGCCTTCCAAGGGAGGTCCTCAACATCAACAAGAAACTTGAGCGGCAGGAGGAGTCAGTGGATCTGATACAAGGTAATTTAGCTAAACTCACTGACATGGTTACACAGTTAACTCTGGGCATGAATCAGCCCGGATCTGCAGCTGCAAGGAGTCAGATGAGACAGGATCTAGGTGGGCTGCATACACCTCCACAGCTTGGGAACGTACATCTCAGTCCAATCATGGAGGGTCAGACACCATCGGAGCAGGCAAGTTCATCTCACCATAACCATCATCCTCCATACTCCAACCCACCGCCTCTATCTCAACCACACCCAAGCCAACTTCCCCAACCATGCTTTGTTCCTATGACCCAAGGCAACAGCTTGCGAGTTGCTACCCCGCAGTATACGTCACAAAAGCCCGTGCCTTTCCCTTCAAACACCATGCCAGAGCCAAACCAGCACCAAGATCAAGCTCAGATATACTACAACACAAACCCATACACACACCCAAACCAATACCACCACCAGCCACACCTTTACCAGCCACATTCACCAACAGCCCAATACAACAACCCACACAGCAGCTACCAATTTTCCCAACCATCATACTTCCCACAAAACCAGACCTTTGTTCCAAATTTCCCACCCATATACCCACCACCACAATATTCCTATGCACCACCACAACCCACAGTGTTGCCCCAGCAAGCAGTGCAGTGTTGTCAGCAGCCAGAGACACAGGCAGGTAGCAGTGGTAATGAGCAGCAACGCCCTAACACAGCAGGCAATGCTAGAAGGAGTATTACCTATCCAACTGAAACCAGACAGCAAAATATTCAGCAACACCAGGTGGAGCCTCATATTCGACCTCCCAGTATTGAATTGCCCATTTTTTCTGGAGAGAATGCTGCCATTTGGATACAGGAATGTGAGAGTGTTTTCACCCTTGCTGGTATCACCACAGAAAATAAAGTCAAGTGGGCAAATGCACATGTCAGAGGCAAGGCCAAAACATGGCTTAACAGTGCAAGACCAGAAATTCATCAGTTGAGTTGGAACAAATTTTGTGAAATGATTTGTGAgcgatttccttgccctggagctGAAGAATCAATGGAGTTATGTCAGCAATTGAAGCAAACCTCCTCAGTGGACCATTATATTGATCAGTTTGAGGATTGGATGACTCTTATGAAGCAAGATCACCCTTATCTGCCTGAGAGCTTCTTTCTCTTGCGTTTTATTAGTGGATTGAAGGACACTATAAAGCATGACACTCAGTGCCATCAACCAGCAACACTAAGGAGTGCTTATTGGTTTGCTAGGAAGCAGGAATTATCATACTTGTGCAATAATAAGAAAACTGCAACAAGTGCAAAACCTGTGACAACTTTCCCTGCTAACAGAAATAGTGGAGCCAGGGACAACAGGGCTAAACCCATCCAGGACAAGACAAGAGAAAAAGGAAAATGTTGGTATTGTCCAGAAAATTGCCACTATGGCCACAAATGTAATGAAATCAAAAATCTTCTGCATGCTATACAGTTACAGGGACACTCTGATGAGGAAGTGGAAGAACTAGAAGATGTACATGTACCACAACAGGAGCAACTGCCACAGCAAATGCCTCAGGAGAACCCACCACAGAAGGACAAGTTAATGTCCATATCCATAGCAGCATTGGAAGGCCAGAATGGTGATGAGACTATCTCTCTACCAGTAATTATTGGGGGAAGACAAGCAGTGGCTTTGGTAGATTCAGGCAGCTCCAACACATTTATTGATCATGACTTTGCAGTCAAACTAAATCTCCCAATGAGGAATACTGAAGCCAGAAAGGTGGTAGTAGCTGGAGGAGGGACTCTAACTTCAGCAGCAGTGGTGTCAAATTGCCCCTTTTCTATACAGAAAATTCAGTTCAACAGTGACTTTAGGGTATTGCCACTAAAAGGATATGATTTAGTGTTGGGAGTCTCATGGCTCAAGAACTATAACCCTACAACATTTGATTGGGTTGCCAGAACTTTGTCTTTGACTAAGAATGAGGAAATCTATACATTTGTGGATCATACACAAGGGCAAAATACCAAGTGTATATCTGCCAAGAGGTGCTCCAAGCTGCTGAACAAAGGGAATGCAGGATACTTAATTCAGTTGTACTTGGTCAATGACAAGACAAAGCAACCAACACAACTCTTACAGTCATCAGTACCACTACCACCAAGCATCCAGAAAATACTCCATCAATTTGAGGATGTGTTCCAGATACCAAAAGGACTACCTCCAAAAAGGGACTGTGACCACAGAATTGTGTTGAAGGAGGGATCAAATCCTCCAAATATCAGACCCTACAGGATCCCACATAGACAAAAGAATGTAGTGGAGGACTTGGTCCAAGAACTGCTACATAATAAGGAAATCAGACACAGTTCTAGCCCTTATTCCTCACCAGCATTGGCAGTGGCAAAGAAAGATAAAACATTCAGACTTTGCACTGACTTCAGACAGTTAAATGatttaactatcaagaacaaatacccaatTCCTGTGATTGAAGATCTCTTGGATGAATTGACAGGAGCAACTATATTCTCTAAATTGGATCTAAG CTTTCCTAAGGAAATTCATATGGTATTCTTTGATGATATATTGGTTTATAGCAAGAATATGGAAGAGCATGGAAGACACTTGCAGATAGCCTTACAGATCTTAAGAACTCACCAGCTGAAGGCCAAATactccaagtgcacatttgctgctGAACAAGTGGAATACTTGGGGCATATTATTTCAGCTAAGGGTGTTGCTACTGATCCCAGTAAAATCAAGGATATTATCCAATGGAAGACTCCTACAACAGTCACTCAACTTAGAGGATTTTTGGGATTAACTGGctattaccgccgctttgtgaaaggatATGCTTCTATATGTCGACCACTGCATGAGGTACTAAAGAAAAATGCCTTTCATTGGGGCCAAGAGCAAGAAGAAGCATTCCAGCAATTGAAGGTAATTATGACCACACCACCTGTACTAGCTCTTCCAGATTTTACTCTCCCATTTGTTCTCGAGACAGATGCATCTGGAGTAGGCCTAGGAGCAGTGCTCATGCAGAAAGGACAACCCTTAGCCTTCTTCAGTAAGACCCTGGGAATTAAATCTCAAGCCCAGTCCATCTATGAAAAGGAAGCAGCAGCTATTCTAGAGGCACTAAAGAAGTGGAGGCATTATTTAGTGGGCAACAAATTGGTCATTAGAACAGACCAGCAGAGCCTCAAATTCCTCACAAGCCAAAGATTATTGGAGGGTGTCCAACACAAGCTTATGTTGAAACTGCTGGAATATGACTACTCCATTGAGTACAAGAAAGGAAGTGATAACACTGTTGCAGATGCATTATCCAGGAAAGTGGACCACCATTCTTCAGAGGAGTGCTTGGCAATTACAACAGTAATCCCTAAATGGATGGAAGAAGTGATTACTTCTTATGCTACTGATGAGGCTTGCACCAAGAAGTTGCAGGAATTGGCAATTGATCCAATGAGCCATCCAAACTATTCTCTGGCCTCAGGACTTCTCAGGTACAAAAATAGAATTGTGGTGGGACAGAACTCTGCTCTTTGCACCACCCTGTTTGATGCATTCCATAATTCCCCAATGGGAGGACACTCTGGTCAGAAGGTGACATTACACAGGTTGAAGCAATCCTTCTATTGGCCTCACATGAAACAATTTGTCAGTACAAAGGTGGCTCACTGTCCAATTTGCCAAATTTCAAAGACTGAACATGTGTCTTATCCAGGATTACTGCAGCCATTGAATATTCCAGAGGAAAAGTGGACTGAAATCAGTATGGATTTTGTGGAGGGGTTGCCAAAAGCTAAGGGTAAAGATGTGATATTG CAAGTTTCTCAAGTATTCATGGATAATATTCATAAACTCCATGGCATGCCTAGAGTTATTGTCAGTGATCGAGACACCATATTCACTAGCAAGCTGTGGAAAGAAGTGTTCTCTGCTCTCAAAGTACAGCTGCACTATAGCACTGCTTACCACCCTGAATCAGATGGACAAACGGAGAGGGTAAATCAATGTTTGGAACACTACTTGCGTAGCATGACTTTCAGGGAACCAAAGAAATGGATAGCATGGTTACCTGCAGCAGAGTGGTGGTACAACACATCATACCACTCAGCCATTAAGAAATCCCCATTTGAAGCATTGTATGGGTACAAACCTCCACAGCTTGGAGAAATTGCTATACCCTGCAATGTCTCCCAGGAGGCTGAGGTGACTTTGCAGGATCAGGAGCTAGCTGTCAAAGCATTGCAAGCCAATCTGCAACAAGCTCAACACAGAATGAAGAAGTTTGCTGATGCAAAGAGGACAGAAAGAAAATTCGATGTGGGAGATCTGGTCTATCTGAAGATGCAGCCATATAGAGAAGCGGCATTGGGATTGCGAAACTCTCTCAAGTTAACATCAAAATTTTATGGGCCATTCAGAGTAATCCAGAAAGTGGGCACTGTTGCTTATAAGTTGCAGTTACCAGAGGACACAAAATTGCACGATGTCTTTCATGTCAATCAACTGAAGAAGCATTTGGGCCCAAATGCAGTTCCTAATCCACGGCTGCCAGTCCTGACACCTGAAGGTAAGATCAAAACTGCCCCTTCCAGAGTTCTCCAAAGGCGTCAAATTCCTCGATCAGCTGGCGATTATGACATTGCTGTGGACCAATGGCTCATTCACTGGGAgaacctcgaggaagcagaagcaaCATGGGAGGACGTCAAGTTCATTCAAGCTGTTTTTCCTTCATTCAAGCCTTGA
- the LOC127302909 gene encoding FBD-associated F-box protein At5g38590 → MGFFPLHRLISSQQRDRRRRRRGASLEKRNHKACLQDGEATRAVKKAGPCLPEDIWIHIHSLLPLQDAARAACVSRTFLHSWRCRPNLTLSPETLNLKKNGNGEGGEISDDVSGYLARNINSILGEHWGIGLKALKFELLDCPDISYRDLNSWLCFALKSQVEELSLWLHSAFTEVYNFPWSRLSEGCGNSIRSLHLSCCVFRPVAGLGCLRNLSILELYGVCITGDELGWLLSTSLALEELHLMDCSEIICLEIPCLLDRLSHLVVSECKNLEVIESKAPNLLSFVYTGSQVQLSFGDSLQNMTLMDSVWNEIICYARERLPHMVPRLESLDICTSFERDTPVVPGEFIYLKHLNFSFVAWSSGFCPDYDYLSLVSLLDACPALETFTLSVSQDGMDHVPVSGDPSCLRQMTGHHHNNLKDVSILGFCSAKSMVELTCHILENAPSLERLVLDPSATDVRGCSDESVSCLPISRRMVMESRRAVSAVQNYIVGRVPSTVELTIVEPCTRCHGAVA, encoded by the exons ATGGGCTTCTTCCCGCTCCACCGGCTCATATCCTCGCAGCAGCGGGATCGCCGTCGCCGACGCCGCG GTGCTTCATTAGAGAAAAGAAACCACAAGGCCTGCCTACAAGACGGTGAAGCTACTCGGGCTGTTAAGAAAGCAGGGCCATGCCTTCCAGAG GACATCTGGATTCATATACATTCACTTCTGCCACTACAAGATGCTGCCCGCGCTGCCTGTGTATCTCGCACATTTCTACATTCTTGGAGATGCCGTCCCAACCTCACCTTAAGTCCGGAAACACTCAATTTGAAAAAAAATGGGAATGGAGAGGGTGGCGAAATATCAGATGATGTATCGGGATATCTTGCCAGGAATATTAACAGCATTCTGGGGGAACACTGGGGAATTGGTTTGAAGGCACTCAAGTTTGAATTACTTGATTGCCCTGATATAAGCTATCGCGATCTAAATAGTTGGCTCTGTTTTGCTTTGAAATCACAAGTAGAAGAACTTTCCCTTTGGCTGCATTCTGCTTTTACGGAAGTGTACAACTTCCCATGGTCACGTTTATCTGAGGGGTGTGGAAACTCGATACGGTCTCTTCATCTCAGCTGCTGTGTTTTCCGTCCCGTGGCTGGACTTGGTTGCTTAAGAAATCTGTCTATTCTAGAACTGTACGGGGTGTGCATTACAGGGGATGAATTAGGGTGGCTTCTATCCACTTCCCTTGCTTTGGAGGAACTGCATCTCATGGATTGTTCAGAGATAATTTGCCTTGAAATACCTTGCCTGCTGGACCGACTCAGCCACCTGGTGGTATCTGAGTGTAAAAATCTGGAAGTAATAGAGAGCAAAGCTCCTAATCTATTAAGTTTTGTTTATACTGGTTCCCAAGTACAACTTTCATTTGGAGATTCGTTGCAAAACATGACTCTTATGGATTCAGTTTGGAACGAGATTATTTGTTATGCACGTGAAAGGCTTCCACACATGGTGCCCAGACTAGAATCTCTTGACATTTGTACATCTTTTGAG AGGGATACGCCGGTTGTACCTGGCGAATTCATCTACCTCAAGCACTTGAATTTTTCTTTTGTGGCATGGAGTAGTGGTTTTTGCCCGGACTATGATTACCTATCTCTGGTTTCTCTTCTTGATGCTTGTCCTGCCTTGGAGACTTTCACACTATCT GTGTCACAAGATGGCATGGACCATGTCCCGGTTTCAGGAGATCCCTCATGTTTAAGGCAGATGACAGGGCACCATCATAACAATCTGAAGGACGTAAGCATCTTGGGTTTCTGCTCCGCAAAGAGCATGGTTGAGCTTACATGCCATATACTAGAGAATGCGCCTTCCCTTGAGCGTCTGGTGCTGGACCCCAGTGCTACTGATGTCAGGGGTTGTAGTGACGAAAGCGTCTCATGCCTTCCCATCAGCAGGCGTATGGTAATGGAATCTCGTAGAGCGGTCTCAGCAGTACAGAATTACATTGTGGGGAGAGTACCATCTACGGTTGAGTTGACAATTGTTGAGCCTTGCACCCGGTGCCATGGTGCTGTAGCTTGA
- the LOC127302910 gene encoding uncharacterized protein — MAAATAARGTGMVVEAPAALTAVVAAAAAQRLLALLALAMEAVNSGADIFSEDQQEIIKQFGRIKSETVPENKDGSDDDDDDDEDEDDETGDADADDDDAGEDFSGEEGGEDDDDDEEADPEANGEGGSDDDDDEDGEDGEDDDDDEEDEDEDEEEEEDEDQPPSKKKK; from the exons atggcggcggcgacggcggcgcgcgGGACCGGGATGGTGGTGGAGGCGCCCGCGGCGTTGACGGCCGTGGTGGCCGCCGCAGCCGCGCAGAGGTTGCTGGCTCTCCTCGCGCTCGCG ATGGAAGCTGTAAACAGCGGAGCAGATATCTTCAGTGAAGACCAGCAAGAAATTATCAA GCAATTTGGCAGAATCAAGTCTGAAACTGTCCCGGAGAACAAGGACGGGTCagatgacgatgacgacgatgatgaagatgaggatgaTGAAACTGGTGATGCTGACGCTGACGATGACGATGCTGGGGAGGATTTCTCGGGTGAAGAAGGgggtgaggatgatgatgatgacgaggaagctgACCCTGAGGCCAATGGTGAAGGGGGaagcgacgacgatgatgatgaggatggcgaggacggcgaggacgatgatgatgacgaggaggatgaagacgaggatgaagaggaggaggaagacgaggaccAGCCCCCgtccaagaagaagaaatga